The Phaeodactylum tricornutum CCAP 1055/1 chromosome 2, whole genome shotgun sequence DNA window CATCGTGTCTTGTTAGGCCGGGCCCTCATGGGTTTGCAGGACGCCATTACTGTCGACGTGCTCTTTCCAAATCGCAGCAACGAGGATGAACCAATGGGTCCGAATCTTTGGAAATTTGAACCAGAGGGTCAAGTTGGTCAAAATGGGGTGCACGTGTCGTTTCCTTCCTGTACTCGGGATACCGTCTTGGGCAAAAAGTACGTTCCGGAAATTTATCAGGCCAGCGGTGTTGAAGATCAAAAGTCTGTGCCGATTCTTTTTGACAAGAAATCCAAGCAAATCGTAAACAACGAAAGTGCCGAAATTTTGCGCATGCTGGGAACCGTCTTTGGTCGACTTGGCAGCCGCGGTACGCCGCTCTTGAACCTGTACCCCGCGGAACGCATCAAACTTATTGATGAGCAGAATGATTGGATCtacaaggatattgccaaCGGATCCTACAAGGCGGGGTTTTCGTCCAATCAAGAAGTGTACGAAAAGGCCTACCATACGTTTTTTGAAGGAATGGACAAGCTCGACGAGATTTTTGCCCAGCAAACCTTTCTGACAGGCGAGGCGGTCACGGAAGCGGATGTGCGCCTCTTTCCACCGTTGTTCCGGTTGGATCCAATCTACTACAGTCGTTTTAAACTTAACAAGGCCTACCTGTGGGAGTATCCACATATTTGGCGCTGGATGCGGTCAATGATGACCTTGCCCGATATGGATGAAGTGACAAATTCTGAGTATTTGCAACATTGCAAACAGGGATACTTTGGACGGACGGGAAACGGAACTATTCCAGTGGGGCCGCCGGGATATCCTGAATCGTACAAGGAGAAGCATCCGACCCATATGTGAAGAGTTCCGGATTTCTCATTCGCAACATCATCAAGTGTCAATCATCCATCAAATTCGTGGTGTTTGCGAGACTCCTCATAAGATGTAGCTTCTGCATATGTATCaatcttactgttagcaagtcttttttccaaaacagagTATTGTTGTGGGTTATGTCAAGAAAAACCTGACGTCACGCGGGATTGGGAATTTTTTTCATACAAGAAAGTTGGTGACTCGAGGACTGACTTTCAAAACCATGAGATGTGGAGATGGTCGTCGGGTCTACCGTCAACGCAGTTCAAAATAAGAGGCTTCTAGCCGGTATTCTTGTACGTAATTGAGGCATCATGCTGATTCTGAGCTGGAATGTTGCCGGACTGAGTACAACAGTGAATCGTATCCATTCTTCCTACGACAGCCCCGCtccaaaaggaacaaaaagacaacCGACTTCGGCTGCACTTGCTCGTTTCTTGGAACTTCATGGTGCCGACATTGCGTGTTTGCAAGAGCACAAAATACCGAAGCAGCAATTGTCCTCGAAATCAGAGCCACGTCACTGTTCGAACGTCACCGGCTATGAATCGTTCTGGTCGTGTTGTGtagacaacaacaagaaaggcCTGAACGGGGTTGTTACGTACGCCAAGCAAGGGTCAGTTCTGAGGGCGGATGCGGCACCTTTGGGATCGCCTGACCTTGACGCACAAGGTAGGTGCGTCATGACTGACCACGGTACCTTCGTTCTCTTTAACGTTTATGTTCCGGCGTCGGGGGGACAACCGTTGGCGTTTAAAATGAAATTCTTGAATGCTCTGCGGCGATCTATGcgaaagcaacggcaagaaaaacaaaagccTGTCGTCTTAGTAGGAGACTTAAATATTGCGCACACTGAAAAAGACATTTTCTGGAAAGATCGTGTAGTTCATGTCGATGAAGTGCTCGACGTTGTTGCGGAGAGCGGATGCGACCTCCCGCGTTGGAAGGTTGAATTAGCCGAGCATTGGCCCAAGATCGAGCAAGTCTTGGAGAGCAAGGAGGTTGTACCTAAACAAACTTCGAACTCCATGACCGGCGAAAAGTACGACAAGTTTCGACTGGCGGTAGCTGTGGACGGTCGCCGCGTTTATCTGGGTGGGCACGAAGTGTCGGCGGAGTACTGCACTCATCGCTACGATTTTTCTCCGTATTCGTATCGGGATCCGGAAACCAATGAAGAACTCCCAGCACAAGAAGCAAACGCCGTAGGCGTTGGTGTACTTGCGGAGTTAATGTCCAAGATTGTTGGTGTTCAATGGGATGAGCCAATCCTAAG harbors:
- a CDS encoding predicted protein — encoded protein: MSVLVHGIAGQTTDDQTDANARRHRGEFVRGVSTARNWVTDDPNAVFPVEMDRYHLYVAYNCPWCHRVLLGRALMGLQDAITVDVLFPNRSNEDEPMGPNLWKFEPEGQVGQNGVHVSFPSCTRDTVLGKKYVPEIYQASGVEDQKSVPILFDKKSKQIVNNESAEILRMLGTVFGRLGSRGTPLLNLYPAERIKLIDEQNDWIYKDIANGSYKAGFSSNQEVYEKAYHTFFEGMDKLDEIFAQQTFLTGEAVTEADVRLFPPLFRLDPIYYSRFKLNKAYLWEYPHIWRWMRSMMTLPDMDEVTNSEYLQHCKQGYFGRTGNGTIPVGPPGYPESYKEKHPTHM
- a CDS encoding predicted protein; translated protein: MLILSWNVAGLSTTVNRIHSSYDSPAPKGTKRQPTSAALARFLELHGADIACLQEHKIPKQQLSSKSEPRHCSNVTGYESFWSCCVDNNKKGLNGVVTYAKQGSVLRADAAPLGSPDLDAQGRCVMTDHGTFVLFNVYVPASGGQPLAFKMKFLNALRRSMRKQRQEKQKPVVLVGDLNIAHTEKDIFWKDRVVHVDEVLDVVAESGCDLPRWKVELAEHWPKIEQVLESKEVVPKQTSNSMTGEKYDKFRLAVAVDGRRVYLGGHEVSAEYCTHRYDFSPYSYRDPETNEELPAQEANAVGVGVLAELMSKIVGVQWDEPILRSIVATDGSVRRLSPTRKWLSTVLQDDDMVDVFRYHFPSAEARFTCWNQSLNRRYFNDGSRIDYTIVDRCLMNRVADSESGSLRCGGAAMWGKQVFTEEAALSAATANGRFQPVSFEGGGINEAAQDTLDTQFGPAHTGMVYTPPSFSDHIGVSLSMCDSLLCKDLVVDEFDAATRKAQPHKLQKTIASFFAAGARSGPRIPERDSIDALSGNLQRKGIFARSLSSSSSSSKRAKLSVNKNAAKSSKSILIHFQKKA